The following are from one region of the Melaminivora suipulveris genome:
- a CDS encoding dienelactone hydrolase family protein, which produces MPHDDLQSDFDALAPGASDGTRRGALRLMLGAGYAAAAAPLMAQDAIRTPADGLVAGEVHIDAPQGFKLPAYRAAPAGRKDLPVVLVIQEIFGVHEYIADTCRRLAHAGYLAIAPELFARQGDPMEYGELARLMSELVAKVPDTQVLADLDACLRWAGSNGGDTAKAAITGFCWGGRITWLYAAHGPVKAGVAWYGRLVGKQDDMTPRNPIDVAAQLKAPVLGLYGGDDSGIPLDTVEKMKAALAKGTPAARASEFVVYPEAPHAFHADYRASFRKQPAEDGWKRMLEWFKRHGVR; this is translated from the coding sequence ATGCCCCATGATGATCTGCAAAGCGATTTCGACGCCCTGGCGCCCGGCGCCAGCGACGGCACGCGCCGCGGCGCGCTGCGCCTGATGCTGGGGGCAGGCTACGCCGCGGCCGCGGCGCCACTGATGGCGCAGGACGCCATCCGCACCCCGGCCGACGGGCTGGTCGCCGGTGAGGTCCATATCGACGCGCCCCAGGGCTTCAAGCTGCCGGCCTACCGCGCCGCGCCCGCCGGGCGCAAGGATCTGCCGGTGGTGCTGGTGATCCAGGAAATCTTCGGCGTGCACGAATACATCGCCGACACCTGCCGGCGCCTGGCGCACGCCGGCTACCTGGCCATCGCTCCCGAGCTGTTCGCGCGCCAGGGCGACCCGATGGAGTACGGCGAACTGGCGCGCCTGATGAGCGAGCTGGTCGCCAAGGTGCCCGACACCCAGGTGCTGGCCGACCTGGACGCCTGCCTGCGCTGGGCAGGCAGCAACGGCGGCGACACGGCCAAGGCGGCCATCACCGGCTTTTGCTGGGGCGGGCGCATCACCTGGCTGTACGCCGCGCACGGCCCGGTCAAGGCCGGCGTGGCCTGGTACGGGCGTCTGGTGGGCAAGCAGGACGACATGACGCCACGCAACCCCATCGACGTCGCGGCGCAGCTCAAGGCGCCGGTGCTGGGCCTGTACGGCGGCGACGACAGCGGCATTCCGCTGGACACGGTGGAGAAGATGAAGGCCGCGCTGGCCAAGGGCACGCCCGCCGCGCGCGCGTCGGAGTTCGTGGTGTACCCGGAGGCGCCGCACGCTTTTCACGCCGACTACCGTGCGAGCTTTCGCAAGCAGCCCGCTGAGGACGGCTGGAAGCGCATGCTGGAGTGGTTCAAGCGCCACGGCGTGCGCTGA
- a CDS encoding copper chaperone PCu(A)C: MKKPLRPAFLFLAAACGLLVGAARAEVTISDAWVRATVPQQQATGAFMQIRSSEAVRLVQVQSPVAGVAEVHEMAMEGDVMKMRALPALPVPASQALTLRPGGHHVMLLDLKQQVKAGDSVPLSLIFESADGQRQTVQVQATARALGAAAPAAHGGGHGH; the protein is encoded by the coding sequence ATGAAGAAGCCTTTGCGCCCCGCCTTTCTTTTCCTCGCCGCAGCATGCGGCCTGCTGGTCGGCGCCGCGCGCGCCGAGGTGACCATCAGCGACGCCTGGGTGCGCGCCACCGTGCCCCAGCAACAGGCCACCGGTGCCTTCATGCAGATCCGCAGCAGCGAGGCGGTGCGCCTGGTGCAGGTGCAAAGCCCGGTCGCTGGCGTGGCCGAGGTGCATGAGATGGCCATGGAGGGCGACGTGATGAAGATGCGCGCCCTGCCGGCGCTGCCCGTCCCCGCAAGTCAAGCCCTGACCCTGCGCCCCGGCGGCCACCACGTGATGCTGCTGGACTTGAAGCAGCAGGTAAAGGCCGGCGACAGCGTGCCTTTGAGTCTGATATTTGAGAGCGCCGACGGGCAGCGCCAGACCGTGCAGGTGCAGGCCACGGCGCGCGCCCTGGGCGCTGCGGCGCCGGCAGCGCATGGCGGCGGTCACGGACACTGA
- a CDS encoding multidrug effflux MFS transporter, with protein MHPDASNLWRGPRWALSVLLALLGMVGPFSIDTYLPAFGAISRSLGASPVEMQQTLSAYLFGFAFMTLFHGSLSDSFGRRPVVLWGLALFTVASAGCALAQTTGQLIAFRALQGLSAGAGIVVSRAVIRDIYPPAQAQQVMSQVTIFFGVAPAIAPMVGGWLSAHLNWHSVFWFLTGVGAFLWLANWRLLPETLAPTQRQPLRMGNLLRGYWELGTSPRFVLLALASGVPFNGMFLYVLTAPAFLGEHLHLAPTEFYWFFLLNIAGIMGGAWVSGRLAGRIAPKRQIRHGFVIMLAMGLLNFGLNLALQPHVLWAMLPIAIFSFGWALMVPVVTLLVLDLYPHRRGMASSLQAFVGSTANGLVAGVVAPLVMHSTRLLALASLLMMCVGLVSWIYLHRHWPEIGRTVQEA; from the coding sequence ATGCACCCTGACGCCTCCAACCTCTGGCGCGGCCCGCGCTGGGCCCTGTCGGTCCTGCTGGCGCTGCTGGGCATGGTCGGGCCGTTCTCCATCGACACCTATCTGCCGGCCTTTGGCGCGATTTCGCGCTCGCTGGGCGCCAGCCCCGTCGAGATGCAGCAGACGCTGTCGGCCTACCTGTTCGGCTTCGCCTTCATGACGCTGTTCCACGGCTCTCTGTCGGACAGCTTCGGGCGCCGGCCGGTGGTGCTGTGGGGCTTGGCGCTGTTCACCGTGGCATCGGCGGGGTGCGCGCTGGCGCAGACCACCGGGCAGCTGATCGCTTTTCGCGCGCTGCAGGGCCTGTCGGCCGGCGCCGGCATCGTGGTCTCGCGCGCGGTGATCCGCGACATCTACCCGCCGGCGCAGGCCCAGCAGGTCATGAGCCAGGTGACCATCTTCTTTGGCGTGGCGCCGGCCATCGCGCCCATGGTGGGGGGCTGGCTGTCGGCGCACCTGAACTGGCACAGCGTGTTCTGGTTCCTAACCGGGGTGGGAGCCTTTCTGTGGCTGGCCAACTGGCGCCTGCTGCCCGAGACGCTGGCGCCCACGCAGCGCCAGCCGCTGCGCATGGGCAACCTGCTGCGCGGCTACTGGGAGCTGGGCACCAGCCCGCGCTTCGTGCTGCTGGCGCTGGCCAGCGGCGTGCCGTTCAACGGCATGTTTTTGTACGTGCTCACGGCGCCGGCCTTCCTGGGCGAGCACCTGCACCTGGCGCCCACCGAGTTCTACTGGTTCTTTCTGCTGAACATCGCCGGCATCATGGGCGGCGCCTGGGTCAGCGGACGGCTGGCCGGGCGCATCGCGCCCAAGCGCCAGATCCGCCACGGCTTCGTGATCATGCTGGCCATGGGCTTGCTCAATTTCGGCCTGAATCTGGCGCTCCAGCCACACGTGCTGTGGGCCATGCTGCCGATCGCCATCTTCTCCTTCGGCTGGGCGCTGATGGTGCCGGTGGTGACGTTGCTGGTGCTGGATCTGTACCCGCACCGCCGGGGCATGGCCTCGTCGCTGCAGGCCTTCGTCGGCTCCACGGCCAACGGCCTGGTGGCCGGCGTGGTGGCGCCGCTGGTCATGCATTCGACGCGGCTGCTGGCGCTGGCGTCGCTGTTGATGATGTGCGTGGGACTGGTGTCGTGGATCTACCTGCACCGCCACTGGCCCGAGATCGGGCGCACGGTGCAGGAGGCCTGA
- a CDS encoding DUF2189 domain-containing protein, whose protein sequence is MPLRPAPFLPQVRAVSISQPLDWLAHGWRDLRRIGWLSLAHGVALALFGLALAALARDRFWFLVGALSGFLVVAPVLATSFYVLSRALERGEPANAGAVRRTWLFWQDSHRGTRWGNDYWCLVQFGALLALAGTGWVLTSAALITLLAPEPVQRPADFLAQVVLASDSSLFALWLGLGSLLAAPIFASSVVAIPLLLDRQATLRQAVLTSWQAVLANPLPLALWAALLLALTLLGLGTLLLGLVVVMPVLGHASWHAYRDLVDPAGLPLREVPAPGGAAAAHGAMP, encoded by the coding sequence ATGCCCCTTCGTCCCGCCCCGTTTCTGCCGCAAGTGCGCGCCGTCTCCATCTCACAGCCTCTGGACTGGCTGGCGCACGGCTGGCGTGACTTGCGCCGGATCGGCTGGCTGAGCCTGGCGCACGGCGTAGCGCTGGCGCTGTTCGGGCTGGCGCTGGCCGCGTTGGCGCGCGATCGTTTCTGGTTCCTGGTCGGCGCGCTGTCGGGCTTCCTGGTCGTGGCGCCGGTACTGGCCACGAGTTTTTATGTACTCAGCCGCGCACTGGAGCGCGGCGAGCCGGCCAATGCCGGCGCGGTGCGGCGTACCTGGCTGTTCTGGCAGGACAGCCACCGCGGCACGCGCTGGGGCAATGATTACTGGTGCCTGGTGCAGTTCGGCGCGCTGCTGGCACTCGCCGGCACCGGCTGGGTGTTGACCTCGGCCGCGCTGATCACGCTGCTGGCGCCGGAGCCGGTGCAGCGGCCGGCGGACTTTCTCGCGCAGGTGGTGCTGGCCAGCGACAGCAGCCTGTTTGCCTTGTGGCTGGGCCTGGGCAGCCTGCTGGCCGCGCCCATCTTCGCCTCCAGCGTGGTGGCCATCCCGCTGCTGCTGGACCGGCAGGCCACCCTGCGCCAGGCCGTGTTGACGAGCTGGCAGGCGGTGCTGGCCAATCCGCTGCCGCTGGCGTTGTGGGCGGCGCTGCTGCTAGCGCTCACCCTGCTGGGGCTGGGCACGCTGCTGCTGGGATTGGTGGTGGTCATGCCGGTCCTGGGCCATGCCAGCTGGCACGCCTACCGTGATCTGGTGGACCCTGCTGGCCTGCCGCTGCGCGAGGTGCCCGCCCCTGGCGGCGCTGCAGCGGCTCACGGAGCGATGCCGTGA